The following proteins come from a genomic window of Erpetoichthys calabaricus chromosome 18, fErpCal1.3, whole genome shotgun sequence:
- the kmt5aa gene encoding N-lysine methyltransferase KMT5A-A isoform X2 — MARGKKKGPSSCKTKAEDAAQTSDKTTTKENKKPEMNGEVICNGQSSIRSFLSPVKSYSRSPLHDENCIPHINDTNGQVKHNGNSGTPKHNEDKQTVCHEDTGAIKPVAKESKQAAAETVKISEQLQSKDTREQSTVQQTCKDNGGNRGSIKKESQRKGKGRQSGRRIGESKVSQNKKVTDYFAIRRSSRKSKTELKYEEKLQIDHLITSGTEEGMKVEYIEGKGRAVFATKKFERGQFVVEYHGDLIECTDAKEREAMYAQDPDTGCYMYYFQFVNKTFCVDATKETSRLGRLINHSKNGNCQTKLHEINGIPHLILVASRDIQEGEELLYDYGDRSKASIAAHPWLKH; from the exons ATGGCCAGAG GCAAGAAGAAAGGGCCGAGCTCCTGTAAAACGAAAGCCGAAGACGCCGCCCAGACCTCGGACAAGACGACAACGAAGGAGAACAAGAAGCCAGAAATGAACGGG GAAGTTATTTGTAACGGCCAGTCTTCAATTCGCAGTTTTTTGAGTCCAGTCAAGTCCTACAGTCGCTCTCCACTTCATGATGAAAACTGTATACCTCACATCAATGACACAAACGGTCAAGTGAAACATAATGGAAACAGTGGGACACCAAAGCACAATGAAG ATAAACAGACTGTGTGCCATGAGGATACCGGTGCTATTAAACCAGTGGCAAAGGAGTCTAAACAGGCTGCTGCAGAAACTGTGAAGATAAGTGAACAGCTACAAAGCAAAGACACTCGAGAACAGTCCACTGTGCAGCAGACGTGCAAGGACAATGGTGGCAacagaggcagcattaagaaagaGAGCCAGCGTAAGGGTAAAGGCAGGCAGTCAGGACGCAGAAT AGGTGAGAGCAAAGTCTCCCAAAACAAGAAAGTAACAGACTATTTTGCTATAAGAAGAAGCTCTCGGAAAAGTAAAACTGAACTAAAG tatgaaGAAAAACTACAAATTGATCATTTAATTACCAGCGGAACTGAAGAGGGGATGAAG GTTGAATATATTGAAGGTAAAGGCAGAGCGGTTTTTGCTACCAAGAAGTTTGAGAGAGGACAGTTTGTTGTTGAATACCACGGTGACCTTATAGAGTGTACAGatgccaaggagagagaagctaTGTATGCTCAAGACCCTGACACAGGCTGCTATATGTATTATTTCCAGTTTGTGAATAAAACCTTCTG TGTGGATGCTACAAAAGAAACTAGTCGACTTGGAAGACTGATAAACCACAGTAAGAATGGAAACTGTCAGACTAAGCTACACGAAATCAACGGAATACCTCACCTCATTCTTGTTGCATCACGTGATATACAAGAAGGTGAGGAGCTACTTTATGACTATGGAGACAGAAGCAAAGCTTCAATTGCTGCACACCCTTGGCTCAAACATTAA
- the kmt5aa gene encoding N-lysine methyltransferase KMT5A-A isoform X1: MARGKKKGPSSCKTKAEDAAQTSDKTTTKENKKPEMNGEVICNGQSSIRSFLSPVKSYSRSPLHDENCIPHINDTNGQVKHNGNSGTPKHNEADKQTVCHEDTGAIKPVAKESKQAAAETVKISEQLQSKDTREQSTVQQTCKDNGGNRGSIKKESQRKGKGRQSGRRIGESKVSQNKKVTDYFAIRRSSRKSKTELKYEEKLQIDHLITSGTEEGMKVEYIEGKGRAVFATKKFERGQFVVEYHGDLIECTDAKEREAMYAQDPDTGCYMYYFQFVNKTFCVDATKETSRLGRLINHSKNGNCQTKLHEINGIPHLILVASRDIQEGEELLYDYGDRSKASIAAHPWLKH, translated from the exons ATGGCCAGAG GCAAGAAGAAAGGGCCGAGCTCCTGTAAAACGAAAGCCGAAGACGCCGCCCAGACCTCGGACAAGACGACAACGAAGGAGAACAAGAAGCCAGAAATGAACGGG GAAGTTATTTGTAACGGCCAGTCTTCAATTCGCAGTTTTTTGAGTCCAGTCAAGTCCTACAGTCGCTCTCCACTTCATGATGAAAACTGTATACCTCACATCAATGACACAAACGGTCAAGTGAAACATAATGGAAACAGTGGGACACCAAAGCACAATGAAG CAGATAAACAGACTGTGTGCCATGAGGATACCGGTGCTATTAAACCAGTGGCAAAGGAGTCTAAACAGGCTGCTGCAGAAACTGTGAAGATAAGTGAACAGCTACAAAGCAAAGACACTCGAGAACAGTCCACTGTGCAGCAGACGTGCAAGGACAATGGTGGCAacagaggcagcattaagaaagaGAGCCAGCGTAAGGGTAAAGGCAGGCAGTCAGGACGCAGAAT AGGTGAGAGCAAAGTCTCCCAAAACAAGAAAGTAACAGACTATTTTGCTATAAGAAGAAGCTCTCGGAAAAGTAAAACTGAACTAAAG tatgaaGAAAAACTACAAATTGATCATTTAATTACCAGCGGAACTGAAGAGGGGATGAAG GTTGAATATATTGAAGGTAAAGGCAGAGCGGTTTTTGCTACCAAGAAGTTTGAGAGAGGACAGTTTGTTGTTGAATACCACGGTGACCTTATAGAGTGTACAGatgccaaggagagagaagctaTGTATGCTCAAGACCCTGACACAGGCTGCTATATGTATTATTTCCAGTTTGTGAATAAAACCTTCTG TGTGGATGCTACAAAAGAAACTAGTCGACTTGGAAGACTGATAAACCACAGTAAGAATGGAAACTGTCAGACTAAGCTACACGAAATCAACGGAATACCTCACCTCATTCTTGTTGCATCACGTGATATACAAGAAGGTGAGGAGCTACTTTATGACTATGGAGACAGAAGCAAAGCTTCAATTGCTGCACACCCTTGGCTCAAACATTAA